AATCTGCTCTGTTTCGTGTGAATAGATTCCTGTTTTGTCTTCTTTTCTTGCCTCAAATGCTTTCTGACCTTCCGGAGTCATTAATCCGGCTTTCGTCAGCTCTTCCACTTTTTTAATGTTGATAATGCTCCAGGTACTGTTTGGTTTTCTGGGCGTAAAACGGTTATAATAACTTTCCGCATCTAATGATTTTCTTACGCCGTCTATCCACCCGAAACACAATGCCTGATCCACAGATTCAGACCAGTTCAGAGAAGCTTTTTCGCTGCCTTTTTTGTAGAAGCCAACCAGAACTTCCTTTTCTTTCGTGTGATTTTCCTCCAGCCACTTTCTGAATTCTTCCTTTGTTGCAAAAAATAGAGGAACCATGGTGAGTCTTTATTAGTATTAAAATGTAATATTACAAAAGTTTTCTTTTAAATCAGAAATTTACAGGATAAAGTCCATACCTTAAAAAATATTCTGATTAACTTTTTTATCGTAATTTTAGTATGGTAAAATGCTAAACAATGGAATTTCTTCAGGATCATTATACGATCCAAAATGAACTGCTGCTGATTCTTATTTCCGTCTTTCTTGGTCTGCTGATCGGTGCAGAAAGGGAATACCGCAATAAATCTGCCGGACTGCGGACCTTTATCCTGGTTTGCTTCGGATCCTGCTTGTTTACTATACTTTCTATCAAAATAGGGGTGCAGAATCCCGACCGGCTGGCCGCTAACATTATTACCGGGATTGGTTTTCTGGGTGCAGGTGTTATTTTTAAGGGCGACAATAAAATAGACGGTATTACAACGGCCACCACTATTTGGGCAACTGCTTCCATAGGAATGGCGGTAGGCTCGGGATATGTTTATCTTTCACTTTTGGGAACCGCACTGGTACTTTTAATACTCAGTGCACTGATCTATCTTCAGAATTTTATAGACAGCAGTCATAAGATCCGGGAATATAGAATAACCGTGGCTGGTTCGGAAGACATCCAATACTGCGAAAAAATATTTGAAGATCATCATCTGAAACACCTGATGATCAAATTGCAGTATGCTCAGGGAAACCTTTCCATAACCTGGAGGCTTACCGGCAAGCATACAAAACATGATGAGGTGGTAAGAAGATTGATTAATGATCCTAAAGTGGCCGCATATCAGTTTTAAAGTAAAAGCAAAAAAATAAAGGCCTGAGCCTTTATTTTTTCTTGAAAACATACAGATCCTTGTTCGGTCCGGTAATTTCCTGACCGTCCATATCCAGCTGTATCAGAATATTTTCGCCCACTTTATATTTATAATTGGCCGTTTTTCCTTTTAATGTGATGACACTTCCTGCAGCATCCCACTGAAAAGTTCCTTTATCCTGGTTTTTAGAATTTCTGTCCACATATTCCTCTGTAATACTGAATGTTTTGTCATTGTTCAGTGTAAGGGAAGTTTTGATTCCCGGGCAGTCAGCACACGGAATAACTGCTTCATAGGTACCTGGCCAGTCCAGAGCATTTTCTGAGGTATCACCGGCAGCGGTAGGAGTAGCTTTTGTAATGCTGTCAGAAGTTACGGTCTGTACAGTAGCTGAATCACTGACAGCGTCAGTGGTTTCAGTGGTTTTTTCTTTTTGATTACACGACGCTAAAAAAGCAGCCGATGCAATTCCGAGAATGAACATTTTGCTATTCATCATGATGAAATAATTTTAGATACATTAATACTTAAGTCCTTTTTTTGAAACAAAAACTGAGCCAGCGGCAGTGTGGTTTGGGTAAGAGAGTTTTAAGACGTGGAAATGGTTTGAGGTTATGGGTTACTAGATTTTAGTCTAATTATTTGTTCTAAAATTTTATATCTAACATTTAATTTTTGACATCTGGATCTGGATTCTGATGTCTTTAATCTTTAATCTTTGCTCTTGATTCTTCCTTCTAAAATTCACATTTCACTTGCGAAGCAAAATTCACCATTCACATTTTCCCATCTCAATTTCAACCTTAACCCAAAAGTCTCCTATTTGAATTTCTGCTTTTTTTCCTCAATCCCATATTTCACCATCCACGTAAGGCATATGTACAATATTCTTTGTAAATTGGGGCAAAATTTTGATTATGACAAAAAAGATACTTTTATCTGTATTTCTTTTGCCGGCAGCAATGGCATTTGCACAACAGTATGGAGGAATGTGGATTCCTACAGAGTTGAATGAGAAGGAAATGAAGGATCTGGGAATGAAGATTTCTGCCAAAGACATTTTCAATACTCAGAAGCCGAGTATAAAGGATGCAGTAGTACAGTTCAACGGCGGATGTACAGCGGAGATTATTTCGCCTAAAGGATTATTGCTCACCAACCACCATTGTGGATACGGACAGATCCAGGCACATTCTACCGTTCAGAATGATCTTCTTTCCAACGGTTTCTGGGCTAAAAATCCAGACGGAGAACTTCCGAATCCGGGTGTAAAAGTAGACTTTATCGTAGATATCAAAGAAGCGACTGATCAGATTTTGGAAGGTACGGATAACCTTGTGGAGCCGGAACTTACCAAAAAGATCAATAAAAATATTGAGGTTTATAAAAACGCTCAGAAAATAGAATCTTATCAGTCTATCATTGTAAAACCAATGTATTATGGTAACAAATATTACGCTTTCACTACAGAAACCTATAAAGATATCCGTCTGGTTGGGGCACCGCCTCAAAGCATAGGGAAATTCGGAAGTGATACAGATAACTGGGTTTGGCCAAGACATACCGGAGATTTTTCCATGTTCAGAATTTATGCAGGAAAAGATAATAAGCCTGCTGAATATTCAAAAGACAATGTACCTTACGTTCCGAAACATTACCTTCCGGTTTCTATAAAAGATAAAGCCGAAAACGATTTTACATTCGTATTCGGATTCCCTGGAAAAACAACGGAATACCTTCCGGCAGTAGCTGTAGAAAAGATCATGACAGATATTGATCCTGCAAGAATCGCTGTACGTGAGGTGGCTTTGAAAACACTGGACGAGAAAATGCGTACAGACAGCGAAACAAGGATCAAATATGCTTCAAAATATGCTTCAGTAGCCAACTACTGGAAAAAATGGATCGGAGAAGTGGAAGGATTGAAAAAATCCAATGCTGTTGAAAAGAAAGTAATGTATGAAGGCTCTCTTGTTGCTAAAAATTCTGAGATAAAAGGAACTTTAGATCAATTGAATAAACTATACAATGACCAGGCTCCTTACGCACTGAACAATGCTTATTATACAGAAGTGATAAGAAATGCTGAAACTCTTAAGCTCGCTGGAGATTATTACGACTACATTGCATCAGTTGAGGCAGGAAGAATGGACGATAAAGAAGTTGCTAAGTTAAAAACAAAAATAAGCTCTTTCTACAAAGATTACAGTGCAGAGCTTGATGCCAAAGTAACAGCAAAATTATTGGCCTTATATGCCAACAAAACGGCCCCTCAGTTTCTTCCAACAGGTTTCAGCAAGTATAAAGATGAAAATCAGAATATTCCTGTCATTGAAGAAATGTCTAAAAATTCAATCATCACAGGAAGAGCCCAGGTCAATGGAGCTGGGCTAACTGCTGATATTGAAAAGGCATTTTCTAACCAGGAAAAGCTGATCAAAACTTTGAAAAAAGACCCTATTTATCAGCTGTATGCTTCTATGAAGGAAACCTATATGAAAACGGCCGACCCTCAGTTTATGGCTCTTCAGGCGAAGATTGATGATCAGCAGAAAAAATTCATGGCGCAGCAGATGACAACGGATAAAGACAGAAAATTCTTCCCGGATGCCAATTCTACCCTTCGTGTGACCTACGGAAAGGTAAAAGGTTCTACCCCTAGAGATGCTGTTTCGTACGGATACCAGACCCACCTTGCAGGAGTTATCGAGAAATATGTTCCAGGGGATTATGAATTTGATGTTCCTAAAAAGCTGATTGATCTTTACAACAAAAAAGATTACGGCTTCTATAAAGATAAAACAGGTGATGTTCCGGTAGGATTTACTGCTACGAACCATACTACGGGAGGAAACTCAGGAAGCCCTGCCCTGGATGCCAATGGAAACCTTGTAGGTCTTAATTTTGACAGACAATGGGAGGGAACGATGAGTGACATTAATTATGACCCTCGTTTCAGCCGAAACATTATGGTAGATACCAAATATATTCTCTTCATTATCGATAAATATGCCGACTCCAAATGGCTTATCGATGAGATGAAGGTGATAAAATAATACATAAAAGTCATACCTTTAAGAATCTATTTAAATCCAATTTGAATAGATTCTTTTTATTTAACAGAGATGAAAGATAAGATCATCAATATACTTGCTGCTTTTGAAAAGGAAAATCTCGGAAACTCTTTTCCGCTGGATTACTGTCTGGCTGTTTATCACTGTGTCTCTGATGAAAATTTGCCCCATGTAAAACACATCATTCAATATAAAAATACGAAACAGTTTGAAGAAGACCTGGACTGCCTTTTAAAACATTTTCAGTTCGTCAACTGGTCAGAATTCAAAGATTTTGTCAAAGGACATTTTAAGCCTGGGAAAAAGATCGCTTTGCTTACTTTTGATGATGGTTTCAGGGAATTTT
The Chryseobacterium sp. W4I1 DNA segment above includes these coding regions:
- a CDS encoding MgtC/SapB family protein, which produces MEFLQDHYTIQNELLLILISVFLGLLIGAEREYRNKSAGLRTFILVCFGSCLFTILSIKIGVQNPDRLAANIITGIGFLGAGVIFKGDNKIDGITTATTIWATASIGMAVGSGYVYLSLLGTALVLLILSALIYLQNFIDSSHKIREYRITVAGSEDIQYCEKIFEDHHLKHLMIKLQYAQGNLSITWRLTGKHTKHDEVVRRLINDPKVAAYQF
- a CDS encoding YdeI family protein, which translates into the protein MVPLFFATKEEFRKWLEENHTKEKEVLVGFYKKGSEKASLNWSESVDQALCFGWIDGVRKSLDAESYYNRFTPRKPNSTWSIINIKKVEELTKAGLMTPEGQKAFEARKEDKTGIYSHETEQILDSVYEKQFKMNRIAWEFFEKQSPSYKRITIHWLMSAKQEKTRLSRLEKVISESEQLRRLK
- a CDS encoding S46 family peptidase, translated to MTKKILLSVFLLPAAMAFAQQYGGMWIPTELNEKEMKDLGMKISAKDIFNTQKPSIKDAVVQFNGGCTAEIISPKGLLLTNHHCGYGQIQAHSTVQNDLLSNGFWAKNPDGELPNPGVKVDFIVDIKEATDQILEGTDNLVEPELTKKINKNIEVYKNAQKIESYQSIIVKPMYYGNKYYAFTTETYKDIRLVGAPPQSIGKFGSDTDNWVWPRHTGDFSMFRIYAGKDNKPAEYSKDNVPYVPKHYLPVSIKDKAENDFTFVFGFPGKTTEYLPAVAVEKIMTDIDPARIAVREVALKTLDEKMRTDSETRIKYASKYASVANYWKKWIGEVEGLKKSNAVEKKVMYEGSLVAKNSEIKGTLDQLNKLYNDQAPYALNNAYYTEVIRNAETLKLAGDYYDYIASVEAGRMDDKEVAKLKTKISSFYKDYSAELDAKVTAKLLALYANKTAPQFLPTGFSKYKDENQNIPVIEEMSKNSIITGRAQVNGAGLTADIEKAFSNQEKLIKTLKKDPIYQLYASMKETYMKTADPQFMALQAKIDDQQKKFMAQQMTTDKDRKFFPDANSTLRVTYGKVKGSTPRDAVSYGYQTHLAGVIEKYVPGDYEFDVPKKLIDLYNKKDYGFYKDKTGDVPVGFTATNHTTGGNSGSPALDANGNLVGLNFDRQWEGTMSDINYDPRFSRNIMVDTKYILFIIDKYADSKWLIDEMKVIK
- a CDS encoding copper resistance protein NlpE; amino-acid sequence: MMNSKMFILGIASAAFLASCNQKEKTTETTDAVSDSATVQTVTSDSITKATPTAAGDTSENALDWPGTYEAVIPCADCPGIKTSLTLNNDKTFSITEEYVDRNSKNQDKGTFQWDAAGSVITLKGKTANYKYKVGENILIQLDMDGQEITGPNKDLYVFKKK